The following coding sequences are from one Argiope bruennichi unplaced genomic scaffold, qqArgBrue1.1 scaffold_32, whole genome shotgun sequence window:
- the LOC129961507 gene encoding uncharacterized protein LOC129961507, whose amino-acid sequence MVAIEGQPRLTSPPSPELREGSGGTRGWLISSFQSQTEFKLTPTTGCRIVEVPTRAPGRQQEQNRRYVRASSESAVSRPPKRSVRARSTVRRAAEAFHGKAPTLVRAEPNRVAPVSLAQSRCSATPASDPSPTGPVLRANPCPEVTDRTCRLPLPTLFYRLEAVHLGDLLRIWVRTGTKITLSPSDLQGPTEAHRTPQEPRCFYGNSVPISGRADSRDTNPYKEKTTLPRVLRRRLRVRLRYRT is encoded by the exons ATGGTTGCCATTGAAGGGCAG CCTAGACTGACGTCTCCTCCCAGCCCAGAACTGAGAGAGGGAAGCGGGGGAACCAGAGGTTGGTTGATCAGCAGCTTCCAATCGCAGACGGAGTTCAAGCTAACGCCTACTACGGGATGTCGCATCGTAGAAGTGCCAACTAGGGCGCCCGGTCGTCAACAAGAACAGAACCGCCGCTATG TCCGTGCCAGTTCTGAGTCGGCTGTTAGTCGCCCGCCGAAACGGTCGGTCCGCGCGAGGAGCACGGTCCGCCGCGCAGCTGAGGCATTCCACGGGAAGGCCCCGACGCTGGTCCGGGCCGAACCGAACCGAGTCGCCCCGGTCAGTCTCGCCCAGTCCCGGTGCAGTGCCACACCCGCTTCGGACCCCAGCCCGACGGGCCCAGTCCTCAGAGCCAATCCTTGTCCCGAAGTTACGGATCGAACTTGCCGACTTCCCTTACCTACATTGTTCTATCGACTAGAGGCTGTTCACCTTGGAGACCTGCTGCGGATATGGGTACGGACCGGCACGAAAATCACACTCTCTCCCTCGGATTTGCAAGGGCCGACAGAGGCGCACCGGACACCGCAAGAGCCGCGGTGCTTTTACGGGAACAGCGTCCCTATCTCCGGACGAGCCGATTCCAGGGACACGAACCCTTACAAAGAAAAGACAACTCTTCCCCGGGTCCTCCGTCGACGTCTCCGAGTTCGGTTGCGTTACCGCACTTGA